The Juglans regia cultivar Chandler chromosome 2, Walnut 2.0, whole genome shotgun sequence genome includes a window with the following:
- the LOC109013713 gene encoding NAC transcription factor 56-like, with product METSTDLSNVSQQPNLPPGFRFHPTDEELVVHYLKKKTISAPLPIAIIAEVDLYKFDPWELPAKATFGEQEWYFFSPRDRKYPNGARPNRTATSGYWKATGTDKPVIRSGSNQKVGVKKALVFYGGKPPKGIKTNWIMHEYRLADNKACNKPPGCHDLGNKKNSLRLDDWVLCRIYKKNNTQRPMMDHQEREDSMADMIGPIPPPSNSIAVGQQHHLVKLQLANAAANYGPLENYQNTFEGIVNGDHDINSASAMCRFASSSTTSKPSELPMVTPSSFPLKRTLPSLYWNDDDATGSSSSKKSMHLDDGDLESAASGNPSTSIAALLSQLPQNPSLHQQVMLGSIIGESIFRAPCSQLPGLNWYS from the exons ATGGAGACCAGTACTGACTTATCCAACGTCTCGCAACAGCCAAACCTCCCGCCGGGTTTCCGATTCCACCCCACAGATGAAGAGCTCGTGGTTCACTACCTCAAGAAAAAGACCATCTCAGCTCCCCTTCCAATTGCAATAATCGCTGAAGTTGATCTTTACAAGTTTGATCCCTGGGAACTTCCAG CTAAGGCTACGTTTGGCGAGCAAGAGTGGTATTTTTTCAGTCCCAGGGACCGGAAGTACCCGAACGGGGCTAGACCGAACAGGACGGCAACATCTGGGTATTGGAAGGCAACAGGAACAGACAAGCCTGTGATAAGATCGGGGAGTAATCAAAAGGTTGGTGTAAAAAAAGCCCTAGTGTTCTATGGAGGGAAGCCCCCCAAAGGGATCAAGACCAATTGGATCATGCATGAGTACCGGCTTGCCGATAACAAGGCTTGTAATAAGCCTCCTGGGTGTCATGACTTAGGCAACAAGAAAAACTCATTGAGG CTCGATGATTGGGTCCTATGTCGAATCTACAAAAAGAACAACACCCAAAGACCGATGATGGATCATCAGGAAAGGGAGGATTCGATGGCTGACATGATTGGACCCATACCACCACCTTCAAATTCAATAGCAGTGGGCCAACAACATCATCTTGTGAAACTGCAACTTGCAAATGCGGCCGCAAACTACGGTCCCCTCGAAAATTACCAGAATACGTTTGAAGGAATAGTAAACGGTGATCATGATATTAACTCTGCTAGCGCTATGTGCCGGTTTGCCTCTTCAAGTACTACTTCCAAGCCAAGTGAGCTGCCCATGGTAACCCCGAGCAGCTTCCCTCTGAAACGGACACTCCCTTCCTTGTACTGGAATGATGATGACGCAACAGGATCTTCATCGAGCAAGAAATCAATGCACTTGGATGATGGTGATCTTGAAAGCGCAGCAAGTGGGAATCCATCTACTTCTATTGCCGCTCTGCTTAGCCAGCTCCCACAGAATCCTTCATTGCACCAACAGGTGATGCTGGGGTCTATTATTGGAGAAAGCATTTTTCGGGCACCTTGCAGTCAGCTCCCTGGATTGAATTGGTattcttaa
- the LOC109013721 gene encoding uncharacterized protein LOC109013721, which translates to MQSSTPQKQATQSPAQQVLPARTVTGNRGRKNNYVLASPRAGRAVCTCSNHPGSVRCTRHGYAVPETTSRRRFGSKEVLVRRALTPPTRRLSLRWWNFRPTPSRLSNMSVA; encoded by the coding sequence ATGCAGAGCAGTACTCCTCAAAAACAAGCTACACAAAGTCCGGCACAACAAGTACTACCGGCGAGGACAGTGACGGGGAATCGGGGACGTAAGAACAACTATGTCTTAGCATCTCCTAGAGCCGGGCGGGCGGTTTGTACGTGTTCCAACCATCCTGGATCAGTCAGGTGTACCCGGCACGGTTACGCGGTGCCTGAAACGACGTCGAGGAGGCGTTTCGGGAGTAAAGAGGTCTTGGTCAGGAGGGCCTTGACGCCACCTACTCGTAGGTTGAGCCTTCGGTGGTGGAATTTCCGGCCAACGCCGAGTCGGCTCTCTAACATGTCTGTGGCTTAA
- the LOC109013732 gene encoding uncharacterized protein LOC109013732 isoform X1, which translates to MASLHSISTQSVLPPSKMKPKCRPVSKSSQTPVFSREQKQRTKSWVLRSAVEELDVIPVHSTDSTDHQEGVVVGRVEREGGLDAELVSGLGANEGRLSFEGAGELQGFSSSSSSSSVRDGVGNRENEDMERLLDRTINATIVLAAGTFAITKLVTIDQDYWHGWTLFEIIRYAPQHNWSAYEEALKRNPVLAKMVISGVVYSLGDWIAQCYEGKPLFEFDRARMFRSGLVGFTLHGSLSHYYYQFCEELFPFQDWWVVPAKVIFDQTAWAAVWNSIYFTVLGFLRLESPVSIFKELKATFWPMLTAGWKLWPFAHLVTYGAIPVEQRLLWVDCVELIWVTILSTYSNEKSEARISDAPEEASSSSLSMDPPQE; encoded by the exons ATGGCGTCCTTACATTCCATATCCACCCAGAGCGTTCTCCCCCCTTCCAAAATGAAACCAAAATGCAGACCCGTCTCGAAGTCTTCCCAGACCCCAGTTTTCTCGAGAGAGCAAAAACAGAGAACGAAGTCGTGGGTACTACGCTCCGCGGTGGAAGAGCTGGACGTGATCCCTGTACATAGTACGGATAGTACGGACCATCAAGAGGGCGTGGTGGTGGGCCGGGTGGAGAGAGAAGGCGGGTTGGACGCGGAGTTGGTGAGCGGGTTAGGAGCGAATGAGGGAAGGCTATCGTTCGAAGGGGCCGGTGAGTTGCAAggcttttcttcctcttcttcttcgagTTCGGTTCGTGATGGAGTTGGGAATAGAGAAAATGAGGATATGGAGAGACTCCTAGATAGGACTATCAACGCAACGATAGTTTTGGCTGCGGGTACTTTTGCCATCACCAAGTTGGTCACCATTGACCAGGATTACTGGCAT GGGTGGACGCTTTTCGAGATAATAAGATATGCACCTCAACACAACTGGAGTGCTTATGAGGAAGCTCTTAAGAGAAATCCAGTTTTAGCAAAAATGGTTATTAGTGGAGTGGTGTACTCTCTAGGGGATTGGATTGCACAG TGTTATGAGGGAAAACCTCTCTTTGAGTTTGATCGAGCACGAATGTTCAGATCTGGCCTTGTTGGCTTTACTCTACACGGTTCCCTTTCTCATTATTATTACCAGTTCTGCGAG GAGCTTTTTCCCTTCCAGGATTGGTGGGTGGTTCCTGCCAAAGTAATCTTCGACCAAACTGCATGGGCGGCAGTTTGGAACAGTATTTATTTTACTGTCTTGGGATTTTTACGTCTTGAATCCCCAGTTAGtatttttaaagaattgaaGGCAACTTTCTGGCCCATGCTTACT GCAGGTTGGAAGCTTTGGCCATTTGCTCATCTTGTTACCTATGGTGCGATCCCAGTAGAACAAAGGCTTCTTTGGGTGGACTGTGTAGAGCTTATTTGGGTGACAATACTCTCAAC TTATTCAAATGAGAAGTCAGAAGCAAGAATCTCTGATGCACCAGAAGAAGCCAGCTCCAGTTCTCTATCCATGGATCCTCCTCAG GAGTAA
- the LOC109013732 gene encoding uncharacterized protein LOC109013732 isoform X2 produces MASLHSISTQSVLPPSKMKPKCRPVSKSSQTPVFSREQKQRTKSWVLRSAVEELDVIPVHSTDSTDHQEGVVVGRVEREGGLDAELVSGLGANEGRLSFEGAGELQGFSSSSSSSSVRDGVGNRENEDMERLLDRTINATIVLAAGTFAITKLVTIDQDYWHGWTLFEIIRYAPQHNWSAYEEALKRNPVLAKMVISGVVYSLGDWIAQCYEGKPLFEFDRARMFRSGLVGFTLHGSLSHYYYQFCEELFPFQDWWVVPAKVIFDQTAWAAVWNSIYFTVLGFLRLESPVSIFKELKATFWPMLTAGWKLWPFAHLVTYGAIPVEQRLLWVDCVELIWVTILST; encoded by the exons ATGGCGTCCTTACATTCCATATCCACCCAGAGCGTTCTCCCCCCTTCCAAAATGAAACCAAAATGCAGACCCGTCTCGAAGTCTTCCCAGACCCCAGTTTTCTCGAGAGAGCAAAAACAGAGAACGAAGTCGTGGGTACTACGCTCCGCGGTGGAAGAGCTGGACGTGATCCCTGTACATAGTACGGATAGTACGGACCATCAAGAGGGCGTGGTGGTGGGCCGGGTGGAGAGAGAAGGCGGGTTGGACGCGGAGTTGGTGAGCGGGTTAGGAGCGAATGAGGGAAGGCTATCGTTCGAAGGGGCCGGTGAGTTGCAAggcttttcttcctcttcttcttcgagTTCGGTTCGTGATGGAGTTGGGAATAGAGAAAATGAGGATATGGAGAGACTCCTAGATAGGACTATCAACGCAACGATAGTTTTGGCTGCGGGTACTTTTGCCATCACCAAGTTGGTCACCATTGACCAGGATTACTGGCAT GGGTGGACGCTTTTCGAGATAATAAGATATGCACCTCAACACAACTGGAGTGCTTATGAGGAAGCTCTTAAGAGAAATCCAGTTTTAGCAAAAATGGTTATTAGTGGAGTGGTGTACTCTCTAGGGGATTGGATTGCACAG TGTTATGAGGGAAAACCTCTCTTTGAGTTTGATCGAGCACGAATGTTCAGATCTGGCCTTGTTGGCTTTACTCTACACGGTTCCCTTTCTCATTATTATTACCAGTTCTGCGAG GAGCTTTTTCCCTTCCAGGATTGGTGGGTGGTTCCTGCCAAAGTAATCTTCGACCAAACTGCATGGGCGGCAGTTTGGAACAGTATTTATTTTACTGTCTTGGGATTTTTACGTCTTGAATCCCCAGTTAGtatttttaaagaattgaaGGCAACTTTCTGGCCCATGCTTACT GCAGGTTGGAAGCTTTGGCCATTTGCTCATCTTGTTACCTATGGTGCGATCCCAGTAGAACAAAGGCTTCTTTGGGTGGACTGTGTAGAGCTTATTTGGGTGACAATACTCTCAACGTGA